The following are from one region of the Actinomycetes bacterium genome:
- the ispD gene encoding 2-C-methyl-D-erythritol 4-phosphate cytidylyltransferase, with amino-acid sequence MSVGCIIPAAGRGERMGGGQPKALRMLAGSTLLEHAVRAMAASRAVEHIVVSAPPDQLAATTSLLTGLGVAANVDIVAGGESRTGSVRRGLAALPLHCSIVLVHDAARPLVPVDVIDRVINAVSGGAGAVVPVVPVVDTIKEVDAAGQVIRTVDRNELRAAQTPQGFTADLLRAALSVDRVEATDDAGLVELLGEPVLVVPGDEEAMKVTRPIDLLVAEAIVRRRSGRVH; translated from the coding sequence ATGAGTGTTGGCTGCATCATCCCCGCTGCCGGGCGCGGCGAACGAATGGGCGGTGGACAACCGAAGGCGCTGCGGATGCTTGCCGGATCCACCCTGCTGGAACACGCGGTTCGAGCGATGGCAGCGAGCCGGGCAGTCGAACACATTGTTGTTTCAGCTCCACCGGACCAACTGGCGGCAACCACATCTCTACTGACCGGGCTGGGAGTAGCAGCCAACGTGGACATCGTTGCCGGTGGCGAATCTCGCACCGGATCGGTCCGCCGTGGGCTGGCAGCTTTGCCTCTGCACTGCAGTATCGTTCTGGTCCACGACGCAGCTCGACCGCTAGTTCCAGTGGATGTCATCGACCGGGTGATTAATGCAGTCTCTGGCGGAGCGGGTGCGGTAGTCCCGGTCGTCCCCGTGGTGGACACCATCAAAGAAGTCGATGCGGCAGGGCAAGTTATTCGCACCGTTGACAGAAATGAACTGCGTGCGGCACAGACACCACAAGGTTTCACGGCCGATTTACTGCGCGCAGCGCTATCAGTGGATCGGGTGGAGGCGACTGACGATGCTGGACTGGTCGAACTGCTAGGAGAACCGGTGTTGGTAGTGCCAGGCGATGAGGAGGCGATGAAGGTCACCCGACCTATTGATCTCCTTGTCGCCGAAGCGATCGTGCGGCGGAGGTCGGGGCGTGTTCACTGA
- the rlmB gene encoding 23S rRNA (guanosine(2251)-2'-O)-methyltransferase RlmB: protein MAGNSSRPGATRKKKNQPSTGSGGQRRRGLEGKGPTPKAEDRTGHPAARKAQRRSSKDREAATRREVILGRNAVDDALAAGIPGIELVIAESIGDDSRITRARATATGAGIPVVVKNKKDLDRLADGLPHQGIALQVAPFDYAQLHDAIGNAPKDDSQPIIVVLDHLQDGRNLGAIARSAAAFGAAGLVIPNRRAAGVTAAAWRASAGALARLPVARVTNLSQSISSLQKADYLVVGLAAAGGTPLHSVDADILDRPVALVVGSEADGLSRLVASKCDLLVTIPILATTESLNASTATAIALDRLRNG, encoded by the coding sequence ATGGCAGGCAACTCGTCGCGACCGGGTGCGACTCGCAAGAAGAAGAATCAACCGAGTACCGGCTCGGGCGGACAACGGCGTCGTGGCCTAGAAGGAAAAGGCCCAACCCCGAAAGCCGAGGATCGGACAGGTCATCCTGCTGCCCGAAAAGCACAGCGACGGTCCAGCAAGGACCGGGAGGCAGCGACTCGTCGAGAGGTGATCCTCGGCCGCAACGCAGTAGACGATGCACTGGCTGCTGGCATACCAGGAATCGAGTTGGTGATTGCCGAGTCGATCGGAGATGACTCCCGGATCACGCGGGCTCGCGCCACAGCAACCGGCGCCGGCATCCCCGTGGTGGTGAAGAACAAGAAAGATTTGGATCGCCTGGCCGATGGCTTGCCCCATCAAGGCATCGCCTTGCAGGTGGCCCCGTTCGACTACGCGCAGTTGCACGACGCAATCGGCAACGCCCCTAAGGATGACAGCCAACCCATCATCGTAGTGCTGGATCATTTACAAGATGGCCGCAACCTAGGCGCAATCGCACGCAGCGCGGCCGCCTTTGGTGCGGCTGGCCTCGTGATACCCAACCGCCGAGCAGCCGGGGTCACGGCAGCAGCCTGGCGAGCCTCTGCAGGCGCACTCGCCCGTTTACCTGTCGCTCGGGTAACTAACTTGTCTCAGTCCATCTCCTCCTTGCAAAAGGCGGACTATTTGGTCGTGGGGCTAGCAGCTGCTGGCGGAACACCGCTGCACAGCGTGGACGCAGACATCCTGGATCGTCCGGTAGCACTGGTTGTTGGAAGTGAAGCCGATGGCCTTTCCCGTCTGGTGGCATCAAAGTGTGACCTGCTTGTCACCATCCCGATCCTGGCAACTACTGAGTCACTTAATGCGTCCACGGCTACCGCCATCGCACTGGACCGGTTGCGCAACGGCTAG
- the ispF gene encoding 2-C-methyl-D-erythritol 2,4-cyclodiphosphate synthase, which produces MRVGIGVDVHRYDSATPLMLATLSWPDEPGLVGHSDGDVAAHAACDALFAAAGMGDLGSNFGVDEPELAGASGSRLLAETATRLRAAGHSPQNISIQIIGNHPRFAPRRTEACESMSLAVGCHVHVSATTSDGLGLTGRGEGLAAIATALVAIRAA; this is translated from the coding sequence CTGCGGGTAGGCATTGGCGTAGATGTCCATCGCTACGACAGCGCCACGCCGCTGATGCTTGCGACGTTGTCTTGGCCCGATGAACCCGGGTTGGTAGGCCATAGCGATGGTGATGTCGCTGCTCATGCCGCCTGCGATGCCCTCTTTGCCGCTGCTGGCATGGGCGATCTCGGATCCAACTTCGGTGTGGATGAACCCGAACTGGCCGGTGCCAGCGGATCCAGGCTGCTGGCAGAAACTGCGACTCGACTGCGCGCAGCCGGTCATTCGCCACAAAACATCTCCATCCAGATCATCGGTAACCATCCGCGCTTCGCGCCACGACGAACAGAAGCCTGCGAGTCCATGTCACTAGCGGTCGGCTGCCACGTCCATGTCAGCGCCACCACCTCTGACGGCCTGGGATTGACTGGTCGCGGGGAGGGTCTAGCAGCCATTGCCACCGCACTCGTGGCAATTCGTGCCGCCTAA
- the pstA gene encoding phosphate ABC transporter permease PstA, translating into MSTTAQQRNSPESPSSLTPVTGRRRLVDRMMRVVVFCAFLLAIIPLVWVLWITISRGISLVITPEWWTTSMRNVGPNDYGGGAAAAIQGTLMQAGIATLIAVPVGVLAGIYLVEYHDKPFVKPASFMTDVLTGIPSIVSGLFIYALFITTLGFNRMGLLVSLALALLMVPVVVRGTEEMLRIVPNELREASYALGVSRYKTITKVVLPTAMSGIITTIMLGIARIMGETAPLLILVGYTASLNPNPFQGEQAALPLMINVERGNPLPPGQERAWAAALTLILIVMLLNIGARFISRFSGIKR; encoded by the coding sequence ATGAGCACCACTGCGCAGCAACGGAACAGTCCGGAGTCTCCCTCCTCGTTGACCCCGGTTACCGGCCGTCGACGATTGGTCGACCGCATGATGCGCGTCGTGGTCTTCTGCGCTTTCTTGCTTGCGATCATCCCGCTGGTCTGGGTGCTGTGGATCACCATAAGCCGAGGTATCTCGTTGGTGATTACCCCCGAGTGGTGGACCACCTCCATGCGCAATGTGGGTCCCAACGACTACGGCGGCGGTGCCGCGGCGGCGATCCAGGGCACCTTGATGCAAGCGGGAATCGCCACGCTCATTGCGGTGCCAGTAGGGGTGCTGGCGGGAATCTACTTGGTGGAGTATCACGACAAGCCGTTCGTGAAGCCGGCATCTTTCATGACTGATGTGTTGACCGGTATTCCCTCGATCGTTTCCGGACTTTTCATCTACGCGCTTTTCATCACCACCCTCGGTTTCAACCGGATGGGCTTACTGGTGTCACTGGCGCTGGCGCTATTGATGGTCCCGGTGGTAGTGCGTGGCACTGAGGAGATGCTGCGGATCGTTCCCAACGAATTGCGCGAAGCTTCCTACGCGCTCGGAGTGTCGCGGTACAAGACCATCACCAAAGTGGTGCTTCCCACCGCCATGAGCGGAATCATTACGACGATCATGTTGGGTATCGCCCGAATTATGGGAGAGACCGCTCCGTTGCTGATTCTGGTCGGCTACACCGCTTCACTCAACCCTAATCCTTTCCAAGGCGAGCAGGCGGCACTGCCGCTGATGATCAATGTTGAACGCGGCAATCCGCTGCCCCCCGGCCAAGAGCGGGCTTGGGCAGCCGCGCTCACCCTTATCCTGATAGTGATGCTGCTCAATATCGGAGCCAGATTCATCAGCCGCTTCAGTGGAATCAAGAGGTAG
- the pstC gene encoding phosphate ABC transporter permease subunit PstC gives MSTTTDQDPDDVLLRQTGRTGDRVIGFLASGSGILVIATVVAVGVFLLWQAIPSILADQVPFLTSREWNVQNPDDLRFGILDLAWTTILSSVMAMVIAVPIAIGIAIFITQYAPRQIAKPIASLVDLLAAVPSIVYGLWGIQVFAPAMKPFGDWLSETVGWFPLFAPGLTSPGTVYSIGLVLAIMILPIITAISREVYDQTPLLHKEAALALGATKWEMVRTTVLPFGRPGVISASMLGLGRALGETMAVVIILSKPAPGSEFNPSIFAGGETFASKIANNAAEFDSPEKTGAYIAAGLVLFVMTFIVNAIARSIIAKRKDFTE, from the coding sequence ATGAGCACGACGACTGACCAAGACCCGGACGACGTTCTGCTCAGGCAGACCGGTCGTACTGGAGACCGAGTCATTGGGTTCTTGGCGAGCGGCTCGGGAATCCTGGTCATCGCTACCGTCGTTGCGGTAGGTGTCTTCCTGTTATGGCAGGCAATTCCCTCGATTCTGGCGGATCAGGTTCCCTTCTTGACCTCGCGGGAATGGAATGTCCAAAATCCAGATGATCTTCGTTTTGGCATCCTGGACCTAGCCTGGACCACGATCCTCAGTTCGGTTATGGCCATGGTGATCGCGGTACCTATCGCCATTGGCATTGCCATCTTCATTACGCAGTACGCACCGCGACAAATCGCCAAGCCGATAGCTTCCCTGGTCGATCTGCTTGCTGCGGTTCCCTCCATCGTCTATGGCCTGTGGGGCATTCAAGTCTTCGCGCCGGCGATGAAGCCGTTCGGCGACTGGCTGAGTGAAACCGTTGGCTGGTTCCCGCTGTTCGCTCCTGGGCTGACCTCACCGGGGACGGTGTACTCCATCGGTTTGGTACTTGCGATCATGATCCTGCCGATCATCACGGCGATCAGTCGCGAGGTCTATGACCAGACGCCCTTGCTGCACAAGGAAGCGGCACTCGCGCTCGGTGCCACCAAATGGGAAATGGTGCGTACCACGGTGTTGCCCTTCGGCCGCCCGGGCGTGATCTCCGCATCCATGTTGGGCCTCGGTCGAGCACTGGGTGAAACTATGGCGGTTGTCATCATCCTCTCCAAGCCGGCACCGGGGAGTGAGTTCAATCCATCGATCTTTGCTGGTGGTGAAACCTTCGCGTCCAAAATCGCCAACAACGCGGCTGAGTTCGACTCACCAGAAAAGACTGGCGCCTACATCGCAGCTGGTCTGGTGCTGTTCGTGATGACCTTCATCGTGAACGCCATCGCGCGATCCATCATCGCCAAGCGCAAGGACTTCACCGAATGA
- a CDS encoding TRAM domain-containing protein, with product MSPAVKKNGFIVEILRLLVVVFGGAVGVQIASSIVDDPNAEVLGIFTAPMLGLIIGGGLGYSLGGALARYLVKVLDRGDRALDGITPEELVSGTIGAVVGSVLASIVVWPIFLVAEPLVGLTIFAFIVVLAGAFGFTVAQRRREAVLSVAGAKAGGRQSHPVRLLDTSVAIDGRIVDVAKAGFGLGRIVVCQPVLDELQQLADTSEETRRAKGRRGLDTLEVLRRTSGIELQVIPDEVPEVVDTDAKLVQLALRNDYALLTTDTGLARVAQVSGVQVQNLHALSIALRPPVTVGETVSVRLIREGKEAGQGVGYLDDGTMVVVEDSHAKIGGDVDVEVTSVLMTSNGRMAFAQLRSS from the coding sequence GTGAGTCCTGCAGTCAAAAAGAACGGCTTTATCGTCGAGATATTGCGTCTCCTAGTCGTGGTCTTCGGCGGCGCGGTCGGTGTGCAGATCGCCAGCAGCATCGTGGACGACCCCAATGCTGAAGTCTTGGGGATTTTCACCGCTCCAATGTTGGGGCTGATCATTGGGGGCGGGCTCGGTTACTCGTTGGGGGGCGCGCTGGCTCGCTATCTCGTCAAGGTGCTCGACCGAGGAGATCGAGCGCTGGACGGCATAACTCCTGAAGAACTTGTATCCGGCACGATCGGTGCAGTCGTCGGTAGCGTTCTCGCCTCCATTGTGGTGTGGCCAATCTTTCTAGTGGCCGAGCCTCTAGTTGGGCTGACCATTTTCGCTTTCATCGTGGTCTTGGCGGGCGCCTTCGGCTTCACCGTGGCGCAGCGCCGACGAGAAGCAGTGCTCAGCGTTGCCGGAGCCAAGGCCGGGGGTCGCCAATCTCATCCGGTCCGACTACTCGACACCTCAGTGGCAATCGATGGCCGAATTGTGGATGTCGCCAAGGCCGGTTTTGGGCTTGGCCGGATCGTGGTCTGCCAACCAGTGTTGGACGAGTTACAGCAACTTGCTGATACCTCCGAAGAAACTCGGCGGGCGAAGGGCCGGCGCGGGCTAGACACCCTTGAGGTACTGCGACGCACCTCTGGTATTGAACTGCAGGTGATTCCGGATGAAGTTCCCGAGGTAGTTGATACCGACGCAAAACTCGTCCAGTTGGCACTTCGCAATGACTACGCCCTGCTGACCACCGATACCGGTCTCGCGCGAGTCGCCCAGGTGTCCGGCGTGCAGGTTCAAAATCTCCACGCGCTTTCGATCGCACTGCGTCCGCCGGTGACAGTTGGCGAAACTGTGTCCGTCCGCCTGATTCGGGAAGGCAAAGAGGCTGGTCAAGGAGTCGGTTATCTCGATGATGGCACCATGGTTGTGGTGGAAGACAGTCACGCGAAGATCGGTGGTGACGTTGACGTCGAGGTCACTAGCGTGCTGATGACCTCGAACGGACGTATGGCATTTGCACAACTGAGGAGCTCCTGA
- a CDS encoding CarD family transcriptional regulator: MTFKVGDTVVYPHHGAAEINAIEHKNVNGKDLEILVLQVHQGNLIVRVPAQNVDLVGVRDVVNSEGLDEVFEVLRKPYVEEPTNWSRRYKANLEKLASGDVVRVAEVIRDLWRRDQDRGLSAGEKRMLTKARAVLVSELALAEDTNEDKAEALLDEVLAS, encoded by the coding sequence ATGACGTTCAAAGTCGGCGACACCGTCGTCTATCCGCATCACGGAGCTGCTGAGATCAATGCGATCGAGCACAAAAACGTCAACGGAAAAGATCTAGAAATCTTGGTGCTGCAAGTCCATCAGGGCAATCTCATCGTCCGGGTCCCAGCACAAAATGTTGACTTGGTCGGGGTGCGAGATGTCGTCAACTCCGAAGGCCTCGATGAGGTGTTTGAGGTCCTCCGGAAGCCCTACGTCGAGGAGCCCACCAACTGGTCTCGGCGCTATAAGGCGAACCTGGAGAAATTGGCCTCCGGCGACGTAGTTCGCGTGGCGGAGGTCATCCGAGACCTCTGGCGACGGGACCAAGATCGTGGCCTATCCGCCGGCGAAAAACGCATGTTAACCAAGGCACGTGCGGTTCTGGTCAGCGAATTAGCACTAGCTGAAGACACCAATGAGGACAAAGCCGAGGCCCTTCTCGACGAGGTACTGGCTTCCTAG
- a CDS encoding S8 family serine peptidase, with translation MLSESLSWKILFPTALIGLGLLAPHAVAAPVPPTESATFSGDIGTGEKNGSGRVLGDSQGSFLVKFAGFANGSTRSILRRAGARLAKEDIAGVRGPIFNGAAVDLNSKQLQRLRKSPLIRKVERNHTITASTPSATTATTATPYWNLSRINQRSLPLDGIFDPVGTGAGVHVYVVDSGVNVNLPEFAGRVGQGVYLPTVANSAYDCQGHGTHVAGTALSTTYGVAKQAIVHSVRVLNCAGQGQSSGLLLALNWIAENVERPAIINASFGGPTSDLMDAAIAETVSRGILTVAAAGNDTANACTQSPASEPAVITVGATDPRDRQAGFSNYGSCLDTWAPGVGISSVGLLGQENVLSGTSMAAPAVSGVAAVLWSLYPTADAADITNLVAKSATTGTLSLSKPGSPNRLAYIERQVPVLPYQTPGKVRKLKSGKTTSNSATATWKVPKSDGGTKITKYQTRIKLGGKWQGWQAKKAKKLKSSKKNHYKWTWSKLKSGKKYPVEVRARNTFGYGPKVKLSLRTDKN, from the coding sequence ATGTTGTCAGAGTCGCTCAGCTGGAAAATCCTGTTTCCGACCGCTCTCATCGGTCTTGGATTGTTGGCGCCACATGCGGTGGCCGCTCCCGTTCCTCCGACCGAATCAGCCACCTTCAGCGGGGACATTGGCACGGGCGAAAAGAATGGAAGCGGCCGGGTTCTTGGTGATAGCCAAGGAAGTTTCCTCGTGAAGTTCGCCGGATTCGCCAACGGATCAACGCGCAGCATACTGCGCCGAGCTGGCGCCCGGCTGGCTAAGGAAGATATTGCTGGCGTGCGGGGTCCGATCTTCAACGGCGCAGCCGTCGACCTCAACAGCAAACAACTCCAGCGGCTTCGCAAGTCTCCGCTGATTCGAAAGGTTGAGCGCAACCACACCATTACCGCCTCCACGCCATCCGCGACCACAGCAACAACAGCCACCCCATATTGGAATCTCAGCCGGATCAACCAACGTTCACTGCCGCTGGATGGGATCTTTGATCCGGTCGGCACGGGCGCGGGTGTGCATGTCTATGTGGTTGATTCCGGGGTCAACGTCAACCTGCCGGAGTTTGCTGGCCGCGTCGGCCAGGGTGTCTACCTACCCACTGTCGCGAACTCCGCCTATGACTGTCAGGGGCACGGTACCCATGTGGCAGGCACCGCACTCTCCACAACGTATGGGGTTGCGAAACAGGCCATCGTTCATTCGGTGAGAGTCTTGAACTGTGCTGGTCAAGGCCAAAGCTCCGGACTGCTCCTGGCGCTGAACTGGATCGCGGAGAACGTGGAACGTCCGGCGATCATCAACGCGAGTTTTGGTGGCCCGACAAGTGACCTAATGGATGCGGCCATCGCAGAAACGGTTTCCCGCGGGATCCTGACGGTAGCGGCCGCCGGAAACGACACTGCCAATGCCTGCACCCAATCACCCGCGAGCGAGCCAGCAGTGATCACGGTCGGCGCCACCGATCCCAGAGATCGGCAAGCCGGATTTTCCAACTACGGTTCATGTCTGGACACTTGGGCTCCGGGTGTTGGGATTTCTTCGGTGGGGTTGCTGGGGCAGGAGAACGTCCTCTCCGGAACCTCCATGGCAGCGCCAGCAGTCAGCGGAGTGGCCGCTGTGTTGTGGAGCCTCTATCCCACCGCAGACGCTGCGGATATCACCAATCTCGTAGCCAAGTCCGCGACCACCGGAACGCTGTCTTTGAGTAAACCGGGCAGCCCGAACCGGCTGGCATATATCGAGCGACAGGTGCCGGTATTGCCGTATCAGACACCGGGGAAAGTTCGGAAACTGAAGTCAGGCAAAACCACTTCCAACAGCGCGACCGCAACGTGGAAAGTTCCCAAGAGCGATGGCGGCACGAAAATCACCAAGTACCAAACCAGAATCAAGCTAGGCGGCAAGTGGCAGGGCTGGCAAGCGAAGAAGGCCAAGAAACTCAAGTCCAGCAAGAAGAACCATTACAAGTGGACCTGGTCAAAACTCAAATCCGGCAAGAAATACCCAGTAGAAGTGCGGGCGAGGAACACTTTCGGTTACGGCCCCAAGGTCAAGCTTTCACTGCGAACCGACAAGAACTAA
- the cysS gene encoding cysteine--tRNA ligase, whose translation MTLHIHDTASRSLREFVPVTPGQASIYVCGATVQSDPHIGHMRSAIAFDILRRWLSHNGYEVTLVRNVTDIDDKILTKSAAANEEWWAWAYLHEQRFSDAYRLLGVLPPSYEPRATGHIPEMVVLMQRLIDAGHAYATDDGDVYFDVGSFADYGKLSGQRLDDMQTASDSKSTAKRDPQDFALWKGAREGGPSWPTPWGPGRPGWHLECSAMAVKYCGAEFDIHGGGLDLVFPHHENEVAQSRAAGDGFARYWMHNGWVTTAGEKMSKSLGNSLLVSELVKRVRPVELRYYMGSAHYRSMLEFSPQALDEAAAGFRRIESFVRRATSATGGVDPTAFPVPDEFAVALDDDLGVPAALAVLHEQVTRGNEALAQGQDATKAVGQVRAMAGILGVDPLDPMWAAAGDNRGEAALDNVVNYLLEQRAMARSEKDFATADQIRARLTDAGLVIEDGADGSTWSFDETGN comes from the coding sequence GTGACGTTGCACATCCATGACACCGCCTCGCGAAGCCTGCGCGAGTTTGTACCGGTTACACCGGGTCAGGCTTCGATCTATGTCTGCGGTGCCACCGTGCAGTCAGACCCACACATCGGACATATGCGTTCAGCCATCGCCTTCGACATCCTGCGACGATGGCTCAGCCACAACGGCTACGAGGTAACACTGGTCCGAAACGTCACCGACATCGATGACAAGATCCTGACCAAATCAGCTGCAGCAAATGAGGAATGGTGGGCGTGGGCCTACCTACACGAACAGCGCTTCTCCGACGCCTACCGACTGTTGGGGGTACTCCCACCCAGCTACGAGCCACGAGCAACCGGTCATATTCCGGAGATGGTCGTGCTGATGCAGCGCCTCATTGATGCAGGTCACGCCTACGCAACCGACGACGGCGACGTGTATTTCGATGTGGGCTCCTTCGCCGACTACGGCAAACTCAGCGGTCAGCGACTGGACGATATGCAGACCGCGTCCGATTCCAAGTCGACCGCCAAACGCGATCCCCAGGATTTCGCACTGTGGAAAGGGGCACGAGAAGGCGGACCGTCGTGGCCGACCCCATGGGGGCCGGGCCGCCCGGGTTGGCACTTGGAGTGCTCCGCCATGGCAGTCAAGTACTGTGGTGCCGAATTCGATATCCACGGTGGTGGCCTAGATCTGGTCTTCCCTCATCACGAGAACGAAGTCGCCCAATCACGTGCGGCGGGAGATGGATTCGCCCGCTACTGGATGCACAACGGCTGGGTAACCACGGCCGGCGAGAAAATGAGCAAGTCGTTGGGTAACTCGCTGCTGGTCAGCGAGTTAGTCAAGCGTGTCCGCCCGGTCGAACTGCGCTACTACATGGGCTCTGCTCACTACCGCTCGATGCTGGAGTTTTCACCTCAGGCTCTCGACGAAGCAGCCGCTGGATTCCGCCGGATCGAGTCCTTTGTGCGCCGGGCGACGTCAGCTACTGGTGGCGTGGATCCCACTGCTTTCCCAGTACCGGACGAGTTCGCAGTGGCGCTGGATGACGACTTGGGAGTGCCAGCGGCCCTTGCAGTACTGCACGAACAGGTCACCCGAGGGAATGAGGCGCTAGCACAAGGCCAAGACGCTACCAAAGCCGTGGGACAGGTCCGCGCCATGGCCGGTATTCTGGGAGTAGATCCGCTCGACCCCATGTGGGCGGCAGCCGGCGACAACCGCGGTGAGGCAGCACTAGACAACGTCGTCAACTACCTATTGGAACAGCGGGCAATGGCCCGAAGCGAAAAGGACTTCGCCACGGCTGATCAGATTCGTGCGCGACTTACCGATGCCGGACTGGTCATTGAAGACGGCGCCGATGGTTCCACTTGGTCGTTCGACGAGACTGGGAACTGA
- a CDS encoding pentapeptide repeat-containing protein: MLHARRQPSRPNAVLGRLTQERKAIAVAIAVVLVSLLGLSLTADYRGPDYSGQDLVGMSLSSPQRDLVGADFTQANLEYADLSSQDLFAADFASANLGSANLRGAEAVATSFRDANLAYARLAAAQLTGADFAGADLTGADLTGADLAEANITSAYRCRTVMPDESIDSTDCGTVTSR; the protein is encoded by the coding sequence GTGCTCCACGCTCGTCGGCAGCCATCACGTCCAAATGCAGTATTGGGTCGGCTGACGCAGGAGCGAAAAGCTATTGCAGTCGCTATTGCGGTAGTTCTGGTCTCGTTGCTCGGACTTAGTCTCACGGCTGATTATCGAGGCCCGGATTATTCCGGTCAGGACCTCGTTGGTATGTCCTTGTCATCACCGCAACGTGATTTGGTTGGGGCCGACTTCACGCAGGCGAACCTGGAGTACGCAGACCTTTCTAGCCAGGATCTGTTCGCTGCCGACTTTGCTAGTGCAAATCTGGGTTCGGCAAACTTGCGTGGCGCAGAAGCCGTCGCAACGAGTTTTCGAGACGCCAACTTGGCCTACGCCCGACTCGCAGCTGCGCAGTTGACCGGTGCGGACTTTGCCGGAGCTGATCTCACGGGAGCTGATCTCACGGGAGCAGATCTCGCGGAAGCCAATATCACCAGCGCCTATCGGTGTCGGACTGTCATGCCGGACGAATCGATCGACAGCACCGACTGCGGCACCGTAACTAGTCGATAG
- the pstB gene encoding phosphate ABC transporter ATP-binding protein PstB: MSKTIEATNVNVYYGKFLAVEGVSMHIAKNAVTAFIGPSGCGKTTFIRSLNRMIETIPGGRVEGRIEMNGVNILDEEVDPVAVRRDVGMVFQRPNPFPTMSIFENVVAGLKLNGIKSKQVLRDTAEEALRSANLWDEVKDRLDRPGAGLSGGQQQRLCIARAIAVKPDVLLMDEPCSALDPISTLAIEDLIMNLKREYTVVIVTHNMQQASRVSDTTAFFTLSAVGEPGHLIEMGTTEKIFSTPTEKATEDYITGRFG; the protein is encoded by the coding sequence ATGTCGAAAACCATCGAGGCAACAAACGTCAACGTCTACTACGGCAAATTCCTCGCTGTCGAAGGCGTATCGATGCACATCGCCAAGAACGCAGTCACCGCCTTCATCGGACCCTCCGGTTGCGGCAAAACCACCTTCATCCGCTCGCTCAACCGGATGATTGAAACTATCCCCGGTGGCCGGGTTGAGGGTCGCATCGAGATGAATGGGGTCAACATTCTCGATGAAGAGGTAGATCCAGTAGCGGTACGTCGTGATGTGGGGATGGTATTCCAACGTCCCAATCCCTTCCCCACTATGAGCATTTTCGAGAATGTCGTGGCGGGTCTGAAACTGAATGGCATCAAGAGTAAACAGGTGCTGCGCGATACCGCGGAGGAGGCGTTGCGCAGCGCGAATCTGTGGGATGAGGTGAAGGATCGCCTCGATCGTCCCGGGGCTGGCCTGTCTGGCGGTCAGCAGCAACGACTCTGTATTGCCCGAGCGATTGCGGTGAAGCCGGACGTTTTGCTGATGGATGAGCCGTGCTCAGCCCTAGATCCGATTTCTACGCTAGCCATTGAGGATTTGATCATGAATCTCAAGCGGGAATACACCGTGGTGATCGTGACCCACAACATGCAGCAGGCTAGTCGGGTTAGTGACACCACAGCGTTCTTCACGCTGTCAGCGGTGGGAGAACCGGGTCATCTCATTGAGATGGGGACGACTGAAAAGATATTCAGTACTCCGACTGAAAAGGCCACCGAGGATTACATTACTGGCAGATTCGGCTAG